The Ailuropoda melanoleuca isolate Jingjing chromosome 4, ASM200744v2, whole genome shotgun sequence region NNNNNNNNNNNNNNNNNNNNNNNNNNNNNNNNNNNNNNNNNNNNNNNNNNNNNNNNNNNNNNNNNNNNNNNNNNNNNNNNNNNNNNNNNNNNNNNNNNNNNNNNNNNNNNNNNNNNNNNNNNNNNNNNNNNNNNNNNNNNNNNNNNNNNNNNNNNNNNNNNNNNNNNNNNNNNNNNNNNNNNNNNNNNNNNNNNNNNNNNNNNNNNNNNNNNNNNNNNNNNNNNNNNNNNNNNNNNNNNNNNNNNNNNNNNNNNNNNNNNNNNNNNNNNNNNNNNNNNNNNNNNNNNNNNNNNNNNNNNNNNNNNNNNNNNNNNNNNNNNNNNNNNNNNNNNNNNNNNNNNNNNNNNNNNNNNNNNNNNNNNNNNNNNNNNNNNNNNNNNNNNNNNNNNNNNNNNNNNNNNNNNNNNNNNNNNNNNNNNNNNNNNNNNNNNNNNNNNNNNNNNNNNNNNNNNNNNNNNNNNNNNNNNNNNNNNNNNNNNNNNNNNNNNNNNNNNNNNNNNNNNNNNNNNNNNNNNNNNNNNNNNNNNNNNNNNNNNNNNNNNNNNNNNNNNNNNNNNNNNNNNNNNNNNNNNNNNNNNNNNNNNNNNNNNNNNNNNNNNNNNNNNNNNNNNNNNNNNNNNNNNNNNNNNNNNNNNNNNNNNNNNNNNNNNNNNNNNNNNNNNNNNNNNNNNNNNNNNNNNNNNNNNNNNNNNNNNNNNNNNNNNNNNNNNNNNNNNNNNNNNNNNNNNNNNNNNNNNNNNNNNNNNNNNNNNNNNNNNNNNNNNNNNNNNNNNNNNNNNNNNNNNNNNNNNNNNNNNNNNNNNNNNNNNNNNNNNNNNNNNNNNNNNNNNNNNNNNNNNNNNNNNNNNNNNNNNNNNNNNNNNNNNNNNNNNNNNNNNNNNNNNNNNNNNNNNNNNNNNNNNNNNNNNNNNNNNNNNNNNNNNNNNNNNNNNNNNNNNNNNNNNNNNNNNNNNNNNNNNNNNNNNNNNNNNNNNNNNNNNNNNNNNNNNNNNNNNNNNNNNNNNNNNNNNNNNNNNNNNNNNNNNNNNNNNNNNNNNNNNNNNNNNNNNNNNNNNNNNNNNNNTAAGAGCCAAGAACCTTAAcacatctcaccaaagaaaatatacagatgctAAGTAAGCAATGAAAAGATACTGCACACTTATGTCATTAgagatatgcaaattaaaataacaataatataccACCGTATACctattaaaatgaccaaaatctggagcactgacaacaccaaatgatggtaaggatgtggagcagCAAGAACTCTCTTACATTGCAGGTGGGAATACAAGGTGGTGCAACCATTTTGGCAGACAGTTGGCAGTTTTATATGAGCTAGAGATCCTTTTATCATGTAATCGAGCagttgtgctccttggtattacTGAAAAGAGTTAAagcttatgtccacacaaaaacctgcatgcaCATTTTTATACCAACTTTGTTCATAActgctaaaacttggaagcaactaagtTTCCCTTTAATAGGTGAATAgctaaataaattgtggtacatctagacaatggaacattattgagcaccaaaaaaaaaaaaaaaaactatcaagcaatgaaaaaacatggaagaaccttCAATGCACATTATTAAATGAAGGGCACCAATCTTAAagggctacatactgtatgactctgatatataacattttagaaaggacaaaactatggagagagttaaatgatcagtgattgccaggggctgagatGGAAGGAAGATAAACTGGTGGAGcgcaggatttttagggcagtggaatATATCATagtataatgatggatacatgtcatcatacatttgaCCAATGTTCTATAGAGAGCCAACAAGTAAATATTCTATGTTTTGTAAACCAAGAGGCACAATCAAAGATTTTGTTtagataattatataattacttaaaatatgatCAATGTACAAATCATTTTTGTCATGCGTACAGAAATAAGTAGTGGACTGGATTTGTCTGATAGGTCATAATTGCTAGCTGATGCGGTAGACATTTTAAACGTTATAGGCAACCTatataaaaggttttatttaggaAAAGCACATATCAGACATAAAGTTTGAAAACACCGGTATGATAGCACTGTGGGAATTGAGGCAAAACTAGTGACACTGAAACTAGCTAGGGCATTCTTGAAGCAATCAGTGGCTGTAATAATCTCTGAGCTAAAGAAGTACAATAAACAGGATTTGGTGTTTCCTTAGAAGTGCCATGAATAGGGGAATCtaggtggcccagtcggttaagcatctgactcttgattttggctcaggtcatgatctcagggatgtcaggctcagtgctgagcatggagtctgcttaggactgtctctctctctctctccctctctctctgccccactgcgtgcatgcattctctctctctctctcaaataaataaatgaatcttaaaaaagagagagagagagatgccatgAATAGTATTATGGAAAAACAGGAGTGAAGGATAACTCTTTATTCTCTTCTAAAATCAGGTATTGCTTATGAATTTGGTgatgctatttaaaaagaaacacaagaagcAGGTTTAgacctataaacacagagaacaaactgatggttgtgggggggggcagggtagGGGAAGTTGAGGAAATGGGCacatggatgaaggggagtgggggatacAGATTTCCcattatggaatgagtaagtcatgggaataaaaggcatagaATAAGGAATGTAGTCAGCGAtattgtaatagcgttgtatACTGACAGATGGTAACTGCACTTGGTGAGCATAGTATAATGTATAAGCTTGTCAAaccactatgttatacacctaaaactaatatgcattgtgtgtcaactgcatttaaataaaaaaaattaaaaaacaagaggtATGCATacagaaaaaatgaattatgttttaaatagaaTTAGTTTAATATAGTAACAGCAATTGAAACTGCAAACCAGACTGTGCTTTACCAAATGTGAATATGCACATTTGAATTTAAAGAGTCCATATCTTTCCTCACCTTGACTTTGTTAAACACAAATGTTTGTATTTAAGAATTTCTTAACTCAGAATGTCTTTTTGTGGCCTACTTGTTGTTCCCACCGGTAGTAGCTTTATTCTTTAATAGCACTGGTTCTTAAACTTCAATTTCTCACACTTATTTAAGCAATCCTTTCTTTTAGTGATTGATTTAAACTCTTCCATTTAACATTATGCACTTAAAATTTGGTTAGTTGTCTGTGACTTTAAGATCCTATAGCCTAGATTAATATTGATAAGGGACCTCATTTTGTTTCACATATCTTTAATCTTTGactttttgaaaagatattttagcTAAATGGCTCAAATAATGATTAGTTCCACATTGCAAATAATTGTCCCCAACtactttctaaaaattatcaTATGCTCTGTGTGACTGAGAATAGCAAAAATTTCAGAGTTTACAGAAGTTCTTTCTCTTAAAGACAAGAATtaattcaaaaaaaagaaatgcatcacTTGCCTGGTCAAAAACATCTCCTAGCTGTGGAATCTCTTTTAAGTCTAGTATCCCTATACGAGCTGTAGGGAGGTCCTATCAAATTATTCTTCTTGTATGAAttcaatttttcaacaaatactggtCAAGAAACTTCTATATTAGCTTTACCACTTCTTCATAAATAATTTCACAGGGTCAGCCTCATATAttaagttttggtttgtttgtttatagctACATTTTGTAATGTAATGCACATTGTACATTATCCTCATATGAtccttgaagaaaacacaaataggtAGAAATTGATGGCACAGAAGCTATAAATAACTCACCAATCCTGTAGGCCCAGGTTATAATCCCTTTAATCTTTAGACTTCCATGTTGCACAAGTTGGTAACCAAAGGGCATTGATTCCTTCCTTGATACTGAAAATATATTCTGGGTTTAAAGATGGAGGTCAGAGCTTACTGACATGGAAGGAAATGAGCCAAGTATTAGAGTATAGGAAGTAAATTTATATCTGTAGCAAAAGTGCAATTTTCGTAGACCAGTGCAATTTCccattatgaaattattttttcctctcttttgcaaCACTTGgaacaattattttcattaatagttgtTGGGTTGAAGACCATGTATCATTAGAACAATTAATTGGTGCAATGAAAAATAGATTTGACCAATTTTTCTCAATGAAACTAAATGGGTGTCTTTAAAGAGTTGAACTAATTAAACAACTGTCTTAGAACTTTTGAGGAAGtaggtaatttatttattttttatagtcagAACCAGACTAGTACGAGATTTGTTTTATAGTATTCAGCATATTGATCTATTAAAATTTCTGTAGTCAGTCATATTTAGATGTAAGACTATCAAGGATCACATAATGTAAGAAATTATGTTTCagaattatatttatctttaaatatttattggctaCTTATTATGTTACAGGGTATCACCAATATCAAAGTTTGTTGCTTTCCCCTTGGATCATTGCTAATTGATATTTCTTGCCTCCCTTTCATTTAGTTGGAACAATGTAATGTGTTCTATTAACAAAATGATCTTCTGGAATGAGGTGATTAAAAGCAGGCCTACCCTCTCTTCTCTAAGAGCTATATGTATAGCATTAAGTGAAGGAACTGCAGACACTAGAAACTACTGCATGAAAGGATATTAGTTCCTGAATGACCCATAACAAATTGTAATTTGAttaagaaataaacctttattaaCTGAGCCACTGACATTTTGGGGAGTGCTTATTTCAGCAGTTTCCATGATTTACATAAACTAATGTAGCTTTTCACATGTCACCATTAGAATAGAAATTGAGTAACCACCATACTCATTTTGAGGTGTGTGTCAGATTCacctgaaaactttttttaaaaaatgagtatctgGCCCAGTCAACTTAGGTTGATGCTGAAAGCATAGCAGGCATGTATATGTctcaaaaatattacatataattctGATGTTCACTTTTGGTTAAGAATCACTCTATAATATTCTTACTTTATAAGGGGTATATTACCCTTCACATAAACCAGTTTAAATCAGTCCATTCAAATTCATTATActtgtatctatatctatcattaCAAGATTCGGAGatttgctatttttataatttaaaataattatgattgaCTTCTTCTAGTTCAAAATTCTGAATAACATATTCCATGAGTACAGAATACATAGTATCTATCAAAAGTAAACCtctgagtaaatattttagttaaaaggGAAATCTAAGCTAACATGATCACATGGCTGATACTTCACTGAAAGTTACTCCGTTTCCCAAGATGTGATTTAGACATATATCTTACATttactttcaggtttttttatttggaaaaaaatgtttattatctagaaaatatatatatatatatatatatattccccacAAAACATGCTATTCTCTCATTTccccatcttcttcctcttctttaacACCCCTGATATAAAGGGCATTATTATGCCTTATTAAAACTTCAGCCAAATGTCCACACAATGCTCCATCTATGTATTCTTCTATGTTTGCAAGCTGCATGTTCATATAGCCATCTACAGATACCAAGTAGCCTTTGTACTCCATTCCCCACTTAGGTTCCACCGTTAATGGTTTTCCTGTTAATCCATTCAGGAAAGGTTTGGGATTGAGCAGCAAACTCATCAGGACTACACGCAAATGCCTCAGGCCACTTCCCAACAAGTGTTTTATGTTCCTGGTGACTAGAATAGCTATAGCCATCACAAATCCTTTCAGtttcttaacaaaaaaataataaattcaaaccCTTTTGGTATGATTCAACAGaaggcagttttcttttttttataataattttttattatgttatgttagtcaccatacagtcccTAGTTTAGAAGGCAGTTTTCTTAATCTCATGTTCCATCTCAGAAACTGAGTATATTTGTTGGAGATGTAAGACAAGGATTTATTGAATGACAAGACTATCTAAAATAGCTCAGGTGGTTCAGCTGATTGAAGAAATACCTAGATAATATACACAAATATGCTGATATATAATCCCAGAGTGTGAGCTCCTGACTAAATCATGATAAACatcctttgttcatttacttGTATATTCATTCATAATTCAACAAATGTCTGTTGAGCAACTCTTATGTTTGAAGCCTACACATTGAGTATAAAAATGACTATGGCATCTTTCCTTTATAACAACAAAAAGCTCACAATATAGTTACCATGTGGTGTCAAAGAATAGACATTATCTTAACAGTAAGCACAATGGTCTAGCTTCAAGTTGAAGAAAACAAGTCATGGATTCTGAGCCACATTGGCAATAGTCCTTTCTTTGTGTGAGAAAGATAGTATCAAGATAGCATGGCAGGAGCTCAAGCTAAGACAAATTGAACAAGACTAAAATGCATATCCAAatacttttttctattatttatattattgttttattttacaagtaaTAAAGGAAAATCCATCATCAGAAAAGTAACAAAGAATCTGTAAAAGAAGTAGGGATGTGTTTGTGTAGATAGTTCACTAAGTGGCTCTAGCTTTGTGGGTTGAAGGGCTGTAGAAACAAGTCTCAGTCAAACTACATTTTGGATGCAAAAGGAAAATTGGACGAAAGAAGAAAgagacttaatttattttattttattctattttattttattttatatttttaaaggtaacatTAATGAGTAGCAGGTTAGTTTCATTCAAAGACATATTAAGCCTGAGGTTATTTCACTAATTATTTATACATGTCAAAGTTAACAGTAGAAACTTTATAATTTCAGAGTGTATGACAAAAGATGAAAATGGTCAAAAAAGGCCTTAAGGCTGTGACATATGTCAACAGTATATCCTGAACAGTGTGGTGGGTTCTTCACCCAACTGTATGCAAAATCAGTAGGTTTCTGTCAACTTAATTATGGTAAGTAAGTGCTTGAGCCGTAATGATACACTGCTTTACGTATT contains the following coding sequences:
- the LOC100471390 gene encoding small nuclear ribonucleoprotein F, with the protein product MSLLLNPKPFLNGLTGKPLTVEPKWGMEYKGYLVSVDGYMNMQLANIEEYIDGALCGHLAEVLIRHNNALYIRGVKEEEEDGEMRE